A window of the Isosphaera pallida ATCC 43644 genome harbors these coding sequences:
- the hisI gene encoding phosphoribosyl-AMP cyclohydrolase — translation MSPGNLPPFSDSKAPLRVFDLLKRSHDGLVPTIVQDADTHQILMFAWMNDEALRATLTTGQAHFFSRSRNALWHKGATSGHTQTVVEVRLDCDADVLLVRVRQLGGACHMGYRSCFFRTVAADGRVEIADLPVFQPETVYRPTKNFPP, via the coding sequence ATGAGCCCTGGCAATCTCCCCCCCTTCTCCGACTCCAAAGCTCCCCTCCGCGTGTTCGACCTGCTCAAGAGAAGCCACGACGGACTCGTTCCCACCATTGTTCAAGACGCCGACACCCATCAGATTCTGATGTTCGCCTGGATGAACGACGAAGCCCTCCGCGCCACGCTCACCACTGGCCAGGCTCACTTCTTCTCCCGCTCCCGCAACGCCCTCTGGCACAAAGGAGCCACCTCGGGACACACCCAAACCGTCGTCGAGGTCCGCCTCGACTGCGACGCCGACGTGTTGCTGGTCCGGGTCCGTCAACTCGGTGGCGCGTGTCACATGGGATATCGCTCCTGCTTCTTCCGAACCGTCGCCGCCGATGGCCGAGTCGAAATCGCCGATCTTCCCGTCTTCCAGCCCGAAACCGTCTATCGACCCACCAAGAACTTCCCGCCCTAA
- the der gene encoding ribosome biogenesis GTPase Der produces the protein MPVPKVAVVGRPNVGKSSLFNWLVGKRVAIVEPTPGVTRDRVSTLLCLDFNERPTRHSSPRPRFKDVRDLLEEEDEELDEPSQPSDAARYVELIDTGGIGIVDRDDLSDHVERQIRIALEEASLVLFVVDVRDGRLPLDEEVADRLRRINRPTILVVNKVDHPGLEDRVAEFDRLGFDERILVSTKENRNRSGLLDLIARSVPLVDDDNKPRAAVMKIAVVGRPNTGKSTFINTLAQEERMIVSEVAGTTRDSVDVHFELDGLPFTAIDTAGVRRKAKLRDSLDYFSLHRAQRSIRRSDVTLLFLDPTQGITKLDKQLADYIQQQYKPCIFVINKWDLIVEGPNRAQAPPQETMAVVAAAIEREFRGLAHVPLAFITAKTGKNVKALINHAQALFKKANLQVPTARLNKVLRQILTSNPPPIREGKRPKVYFITQVAVAPPTLVLFVNNPDLFDTSYRRYLSNRFRDLLPFGTVPVKIYLRDRNDPEAAGSSGRAGMPSRDLLDDPTLRDQDNKNEEALEGLRLTDQDWEEEGTSAWLESPLGPNND, from the coding sequence ATGCCGGTCCCCAAAGTGGCCGTGGTCGGTCGGCCCAACGTGGGCAAATCTTCGCTGTTCAACTGGTTAGTGGGCAAACGGGTCGCCATTGTCGAACCGACCCCCGGCGTGACCCGCGACCGGGTCTCGACCTTGTTGTGTCTCGACTTCAACGAGCGTCCCACCCGGCATAGCTCGCCGCGTCCGCGGTTCAAAGACGTCCGGGACCTCTTGGAGGAGGAGGACGAGGAACTCGACGAACCGTCCCAGCCCAGCGACGCTGCCCGCTACGTGGAACTGATCGACACCGGCGGCATCGGCATTGTGGATCGGGACGACCTTTCCGACCATGTCGAGCGGCAAATCCGCATCGCGCTCGAAGAAGCCTCCCTGGTCCTGTTCGTGGTCGATGTCCGCGACGGACGCCTGCCGCTGGACGAAGAGGTGGCCGACCGCCTACGCAGGATCAACCGACCTACGATCCTAGTGGTCAACAAAGTCGATCATCCCGGCCTGGAGGATCGCGTCGCGGAGTTCGACCGCCTGGGGTTCGACGAGCGGATTTTGGTCTCCACCAAAGAGAACCGCAACCGTTCTGGTCTGCTCGACCTGATCGCCCGAAGCGTCCCCTTGGTCGATGACGACAACAAGCCACGCGCTGCGGTGATGAAGATCGCCGTCGTGGGACGGCCCAACACGGGGAAATCCACGTTTATCAACACGCTTGCTCAAGAGGAGCGGATGATCGTCTCCGAAGTGGCCGGGACGACGCGGGACTCGGTGGACGTTCACTTCGAGTTGGACGGCCTACCGTTCACGGCGATCGACACCGCCGGGGTCAGACGCAAGGCCAAGCTACGCGACAGCTTGGATTATTTCTCGTTGCACCGAGCGCAGCGTTCCATCCGTCGCTCCGACGTGACCCTGCTGTTCCTCGACCCCACCCAGGGGATCACCAAGCTGGACAAGCAGCTGGCCGACTATATTCAACAGCAATACAAGCCGTGCATTTTCGTGATCAACAAGTGGGATTTGATCGTGGAGGGTCCCAACCGCGCCCAGGCTCCCCCTCAGGAGACGATGGCAGTGGTGGCCGCGGCAATCGAGCGGGAATTCCGGGGTCTGGCCCATGTGCCGTTGGCCTTCATCACGGCTAAGACCGGCAAGAACGTCAAAGCATTGATCAATCACGCCCAAGCCCTGTTCAAGAAGGCCAACCTGCAGGTGCCCACCGCGCGGCTCAACAAGGTGCTGCGTCAGATTTTGACCAGCAACCCGCCGCCAATTCGGGAGGGCAAGCGGCCGAAGGTCTATTTCATCACCCAGGTGGCCGTCGCGCCTCCCACTCTGGTTCTATTTGTGAACAACCCGGACTTGTTCGACACCAGTTATCGTCGTTATTTGAGCAATCGCTTTCGGGACCTCCTTCCTTTCGGCACGGTCCCGGTCAAGATTTACCTGAGGGATCGCAACGATCCCGAGGCAGCGGGTTCGTCGGGACGCGCCGGGATGCCTAGCCGCGACCTGCTGGACGACCCAACGCTGCGCGACCAAGACAACAAGAACGAAGAGGCGCTCGAGGGGTTGAGGCTGACCGATCAGGACTGGGAGGAGGAGGGCACCTCCGCCTGGTTAGAGTCGCCGTTGGGTCCCAACAACGACTGA
- a CDS encoding tetratricopeptide repeat protein produces MSLVDQYAPCPCGSGKKYKFCCQKAETFIKRVTLERENGQREAEARSLDEGLARFPDVPWLLLNKANAESQAGRPDKARDLVARVLKIQPDHPVALSAMARLLFSNQSDNGKARGHAGAVVELLQNALNATTPERRHLLAELAEFTATVLIAEGHPLAAARHAELADMLDAQEPLDPKAGVNAKAENDDHSRGLELLMTPAIVPWAKQPPKLAAAPEDLSEREACEFEEAVAWVHRGYWLKAVERFERFAKENKGGVATWLNLGLTLAHLGRDRDALASLRRVRPTLGETEEAVDLECLCQSLTPLDAVPTLERVQLVWPLRDRRAALERILAEELAIRQPSPPPQDPDDPNEPTDLFLIVDRPPPPSSRFAELTAADLPRELARLYLFRDKIALETFENEGLAGLQQRITGLLGDAVPPAHPKTEVVGREPTHLVPLRNTLVAPPGLPLLTFRRFQREELHRLLHERWPDIPHPTLNGRTPRQAAEHAVHDSETRIVLRAMFLAMEVSVALKGILSLDDLRQQLGLAPEPPVVVELVEGRIDFLQIPAARLHLIQISESFTPTILLGLYFQAKVYAQLAALYRFAQALARHQPEVLAQLDLDLRRLYGDLLSIPLLRGDAEEALRTIEQGRQADPLRAKGSHAATWDLLEARVRSQAEPPESWVPLFQKLFQRYSASKETLPVLIHHLSQLGLVRLIPHPEQPDTAMLDTAPLDFLIARYGSKIIPATRHPELGDREPVRPKIWIPGGDEGSGSAKSLILPGR; encoded by the coding sequence ATGTCGCTGGTCGATCAGTACGCCCCCTGCCCCTGCGGCAGCGGAAAGAAATACAAGTTCTGCTGCCAGAAGGCTGAGACCTTCATCAAACGGGTCACTCTGGAGCGTGAAAATGGCCAGCGCGAGGCCGAGGCCAGGTCGCTCGACGAAGGCTTGGCCCGGTTCCCTGACGTGCCTTGGCTGCTGCTGAATAAAGCCAACGCCGAAAGCCAGGCCGGGCGGCCCGACAAGGCCCGCGACTTGGTGGCGCGGGTTCTGAAAATCCAACCCGACCACCCGGTGGCCCTGTCTGCTATGGCCCGGCTGCTTTTCTCCAACCAGTCGGATAACGGCAAGGCTCGAGGGCACGCCGGGGCAGTGGTCGAGCTGCTCCAGAACGCCCTCAATGCCACCACGCCGGAGCGTCGTCACCTGTTGGCCGAACTCGCCGAATTCACCGCTACCGTGCTGATCGCCGAGGGCCACCCGTTGGCCGCGGCGCGTCACGCCGAACTCGCCGATATGCTGGACGCTCAGGAACCACTCGATCCCAAAGCCGGCGTCAACGCCAAGGCGGAGAACGACGACCACTCGCGTGGTCTGGAACTCCTGATGACCCCGGCCATTGTTCCTTGGGCCAAGCAACCCCCTAAGCTCGCCGCCGCACCCGAGGATCTCTCGGAGCGGGAGGCTTGCGAATTTGAGGAGGCGGTCGCCTGGGTCCACCGGGGCTATTGGCTCAAGGCGGTCGAGCGGTTCGAGCGATTCGCCAAAGAGAACAAGGGCGGCGTCGCCACGTGGCTCAACCTCGGTCTCACCCTGGCCCACTTGGGACGAGATCGGGACGCCCTGGCCAGCTTGAGAAGAGTCCGCCCCACCTTGGGCGAAACCGAGGAGGCGGTCGATCTCGAATGCCTCTGCCAGAGCCTCACCCCCCTGGACGCGGTGCCGACCCTAGAACGGGTGCAACTGGTCTGGCCGCTGCGCGACCGTCGCGCTGCGTTGGAACGCATCCTCGCCGAGGAACTGGCCATTCGCCAACCCTCACCGCCGCCCCAGGACCCCGACGATCCTAACGAGCCAACCGACCTGTTCCTCATCGTCGATCGCCCTCCCCCGCCCTCCAGCCGATTCGCCGAACTCACCGCCGCCGACCTCCCTCGCGAACTCGCCCGGCTCTACCTCTTCCGCGACAAAATCGCGCTCGAGACCTTCGAGAACGAAGGACTGGCCGGGCTTCAACAACGCATCACCGGCCTTCTGGGCGACGCGGTGCCGCCGGCCCACCCCAAAACCGAAGTCGTCGGCCGCGAACCCACCCACCTGGTTCCCCTGCGAAACACCTTGGTCGCCCCTCCCGGCCTGCCTCTGCTGACCTTCCGACGCTTCCAGCGCGAGGAACTTCATCGGCTGCTCCACGAGCGCTGGCCCGACATCCCCCACCCCACGCTCAACGGCCGCACCCCCCGCCAGGCCGCCGAACACGCCGTGCACGACTCGGAGACCCGAATCGTGCTGCGGGCCATGTTCTTGGCGATGGAAGTCTCGGTGGCCCTCAAGGGGATTCTCTCGCTCGACGACCTGCGGCAGCAGCTGGGACTCGCGCCCGAACCCCCCGTGGTCGTCGAACTGGTCGAGGGCCGGATCGACTTCCTCCAGATTCCAGCGGCTCGGCTTCACCTGATCCAGATCAGCGAGAGCTTCACTCCTACCATCCTGCTGGGCTTGTACTTCCAAGCCAAGGTTTACGCCCAACTCGCCGCGTTGTACCGGTTCGCCCAGGCGCTGGCCCGCCACCAGCCCGAGGTCCTCGCTCAACTCGATCTGGACCTTCGACGACTCTACGGCGACCTCCTGAGCATCCCCCTACTACGGGGCGACGCCGAAGAGGCCCTCCGCACGATCGAACAGGGACGCCAAGCCGACCCCCTCCGTGCCAAGGGATCCCACGCCGCCACCTGGGATCTGCTCGAAGCCCGGGTCCGCAGTCAGGCCGAACCCCCGGAGTCCTGGGTGCCTCTGTTCCAAAAGCTGTTCCAGCGCTACTCAGCCTCCAAAGAGACTCTACCGGTGCTGATCCATCATTTGTCCCAGCTGGGGTTGGTCCGTTTGATCCCCCATCCCGAACAACCGGACACAGCGATGCTGGATACCGCGCCGCTCGACTTCCTCATCGCGCGATATGGTTCCAAAATCATTCCAGCTACCCGTCATCCCGAACTCGGCGACCGCGAGCCGGTTCGTCCCAAGATTTGGATCCCCGGCGGCGACGAAGGATCGGGTTCGGCCAAGTCGCTCATCCTGCCGGGGCGTTGA
- a CDS encoding NYN domain-containing protein has product MNQFNTAIFYDLENLLKGYNFSQQLLTNLSLVEILESIRATNRLGKVALQRAYANWSDPRLASLRGEVNDLGIDPIQVFGFARDSRKNAADIQMAIDAIDLAHTRPGLEIFVIVSGDGGFSALARKLHEYGKTVIGCAYQSAANRTFRAVCDEFVWLADPIEEERGDRSMTGSVGYGMGGPAQAAYESATGPRPSLHPLVTDPRNHRLASHLRSIGLVVGGAAFGDEPPSFEQVVEKTRAILKWYASDPESRRDLSRSGIHLNVVQEAVRSAIPGFQAMRYGFAKFIEYLQCVCRDTEVGVVRPPSPQAQAILMLREAVRDPSTILPDLQPRDLHSPENYAAILAYGNPILRMTSITEWRAVTSWMIAHPAQRIDLGSLIESASLDLEGVVNPAAIKQVLLNYVAADVFLREPEGLPISEQRLTLRPDYRHAEHLREALRRVAFDKLVAGGLEPRAETLERLLPSWSGEVGLVAARGGQARPDAEDHQHSWTT; this is encoded by the coding sequence ATGAACCAGTTCAACACAGCGATCTTCTATGATTTGGAAAACCTTCTCAAGGGGTACAATTTTTCGCAGCAATTGCTCACCAATTTGTCGTTAGTTGAAATTTTGGAGTCGATTCGGGCCACTAACCGTCTGGGCAAGGTGGCGTTGCAGCGAGCCTATGCCAATTGGAGCGACCCGCGGTTGGCGAGTTTGCGGGGAGAGGTCAACGATCTGGGAATCGACCCGATCCAGGTATTTGGGTTTGCGCGGGACTCGCGCAAGAACGCGGCCGACATTCAGATGGCGATCGACGCGATCGATCTGGCGCACACTCGGCCGGGACTGGAGATTTTTGTGATCGTCTCGGGCGACGGGGGCTTTTCTGCGCTGGCCCGCAAGTTGCACGAGTACGGCAAGACCGTGATTGGATGCGCCTACCAGAGCGCTGCCAATCGTACCTTCCGAGCGGTGTGCGACGAGTTTGTGTGGCTGGCCGACCCCATCGAGGAGGAGCGGGGCGATCGTTCGATGACCGGTTCGGTTGGTTATGGGATGGGTGGTCCAGCCCAAGCGGCTTACGAATCGGCAACTGGGCCAAGACCGAGTCTCCACCCCCTGGTGACCGATCCACGCAACCATCGCTTAGCGAGCCATCTGCGTTCGATCGGCTTGGTGGTGGGAGGGGCTGCCTTCGGCGACGAGCCGCCGTCGTTCGAGCAGGTGGTCGAGAAGACCCGAGCGATTCTCAAGTGGTACGCCTCCGACCCGGAATCGCGCCGGGACCTGAGCCGTTCGGGGATTCATCTCAACGTGGTGCAGGAGGCGGTTCGTTCGGCGATTCCCGGCTTCCAGGCGATGCGTTACGGCTTCGCCAAGTTCATCGAGTATTTGCAGTGCGTGTGTCGAGACACCGAAGTGGGGGTGGTGCGTCCGCCTTCGCCCCAAGCGCAGGCGATTCTGATGCTGCGTGAGGCGGTGCGCGATCCGTCCACCATTTTGCCCGACCTTCAGCCCCGCGACCTGCATTCACCCGAGAACTACGCGGCGATTTTGGCCTACGGCAACCCGATTCTGCGTATGACCTCGATTACCGAATGGCGGGCCGTCACCTCCTGGATGATTGCCCATCCGGCCCAGCGGATTGATCTGGGCTCGCTGATCGAGTCTGCCTCGCTCGACCTGGAAGGGGTGGTTAATCCCGCCGCCATCAAGCAAGTCTTGCTCAACTATGTCGCCGCCGATGTGTTTCTTCGCGAACCAGAAGGACTGCCGATTTCTGAGCAACGGCTCACCCTGCGGCCCGACTATCGTCACGCCGAACATCTGCGCGAGGCGTTGCGCCGGGTGGCGTTCGATAAGCTGGTCGCCGGCGGTCTGGAACCCCGTGCCGAGACCTTGGAACGGTTGCTGCCCTCATGGAGCGGGGAGGTCGGCCTCGTCGCCGCGCGTGGTGGTCAGGCGAGACCAGACGCTGAGGATCATCAACACTCCTGGACGACCTGA
- a CDS encoding pyridoxal-phosphate-dependent aminotransferase family protein, translating to MKKPRLMTPGPANVPEDVLLDLARPVIHHRTAEVKQAIAEVTEGLKQVFRTQHDVLILTASGTAAMEAAAVNTVPRGSKAIVLNAGWFAQRWLKVCQAYGINAVSLDFEWGQPVDPARVEQALAEHPDAVAVMGTLSETSTGTGHPVAEIGQIVARTPALFAVDGISGVGAMECHTDDWGIDLLCVGSQKALMLPPGLAFVSVSPKAWARIDAYPNPPCYYLDLKAARKKMADFDTPYTPAHTLILALRTALKRILAEGIEHVWARHRRMSEACQAGVTALGLELFSARPAEGLTAFRVPEGLKDSDIRGRLEQKFGITTIGGQDKLKGKIVRIGHMGYTDELDVIAGLAALEMVLDELGYDVEPGVAVAAAQRVLLNRNVTAAV from the coding sequence ATGAAGAAACCCCGTTTGATGACCCCCGGCCCGGCCAATGTGCCCGAAGATGTGTTGCTGGATTTGGCCCGTCCGGTGATCCACCACCGCACCGCCGAGGTCAAGCAGGCGATCGCTGAGGTCACCGAGGGCCTCAAACAGGTCTTCCGCACCCAACACGACGTGCTGATCCTGACCGCCTCGGGCACCGCCGCGATGGAGGCCGCCGCGGTCAACACCGTGCCCCGGGGTTCCAAGGCGATCGTCCTCAACGCCGGTTGGTTCGCCCAGCGCTGGCTCAAGGTCTGCCAGGCTTACGGTATCAACGCCGTCTCGCTCGACTTCGAATGGGGCCAGCCGGTCGACCCGGCCCGCGTCGAACAGGCTCTGGCCGAACATCCCGACGCCGTGGCGGTCATGGGGACCCTGTCGGAAACTTCCACCGGCACCGGCCACCCGGTCGCTGAAATCGGCCAGATCGTTGCCCGAACCCCCGCCCTCTTTGCGGTGGACGGCATCTCCGGCGTCGGCGCGATGGAATGCCACACCGACGACTGGGGCATCGACTTACTTTGCGTCGGCTCCCAAAAGGCCCTCATGCTGCCCCCCGGCCTCGCCTTCGTGTCGGTCAGCCCCAAAGCCTGGGCGCGGATCGACGCCTACCCCAACCCGCCCTGCTACTACCTGGACCTCAAAGCGGCCCGCAAGAAGATGGCCGACTTCGACACCCCCTACACCCCCGCCCACACCCTCATCCTCGCCCTCAGAACCGCCCTCAAACGGATCCTGGCCGAAGGGATCGAACACGTCTGGGCCCGGCATCGCCGCATGAGCGAAGCCTGTCAAGCCGGTGTCACCGCCTTGGGTCTGGAACTCTTCAGCGCCCGTCCCGCCGAAGGTCTCACCGCCTTCCGCGTGCCCGAGGGGTTGAAAGATTCCGACATCCGTGGACGCCTCGAACAGAAGTTCGGCATCACCACCATTGGCGGCCAGGACAAACTCAAGGGCAAAATCGTCCGCATCGGTCACATGGGCTACACCGATGAACTCGACGTGATCGCTGGCCTCGCGGCGCTGGAGATGGTGCTGGACGAACTGGGCTACGACGTGGAACCCGGCGTCGCGGTCGCCGCCGCCCAACGGGTGCTGCTCAACCGCAACGTCACCGCCGCCGTCTAA
- a CDS encoding formylglycine-generating enzyme family protein, producing MNPIDSPPIASAAALSDGGESNRNRSASLLTVPTRRVLILVASGLFCLWAWEGLSRRTFSKPAVAHRESQSWEGREAGELKVVTYKDQELRFRWCPPGSFTMGSPPTQPDRFDNEGPVEVRLTRGFWMLEVEVTQGLWRAANGPKLDWERKGAGPLLPVYNVSHSEAAAFAASLTTQLRRGSELPPGWKVSLPTEAQWEYAARAGTTTRFPFGDDESQLGEYAWYAGNSNRMPRNVGTRRANAWGLKDMLGNVWEWCLDGYAEALPGGKDPIGDLELPARVNRGGSWTDEALYCRPTARVGDVPTYRNTGLGFRLTLVPDQN from the coding sequence ATGAACCCCATCGATTCCCCGCCGATTGCCTCGGCTGCTGCTTTGTCGGATGGCGGCGAATCCAACCGCAACCGTAGCGCGTCGCTGCTCACCGTCCCAACCAGACGGGTGCTGATCCTTGTCGCATCTGGCCTGTTTTGCCTGTGGGCTTGGGAGGGCTTGAGCCGCCGAACATTCTCCAAGCCTGCCGTCGCGCATCGTGAGAGCCAATCTTGGGAAGGTCGGGAGGCGGGCGAGTTGAAAGTGGTGACGTACAAGGACCAAGAATTGCGTTTCCGCTGGTGCCCACCGGGATCGTTCACCATGGGCAGTCCGCCGACCCAACCGGATCGGTTCGACAACGAAGGTCCGGTCGAGGTCAGGCTAACCCGGGGATTCTGGATGCTTGAAGTGGAGGTCACTCAAGGGTTATGGCGTGCCGCGAACGGCCCCAAGCTCGATTGGGAACGCAAAGGCGCGGGGCCACTGTTGCCGGTTTATAACGTCAGCCACTCCGAAGCCGCGGCGTTCGCTGCGTCGTTGACCACCCAACTGCGCCGCGGCTCGGAGCTTCCGCCGGGATGGAAGGTGTCGCTGCCGACAGAGGCGCAGTGGGAATACGCCGCGCGAGCCGGCACGACCACGCGGTTTCCCTTCGGCGACGACGAAAGCCAACTAGGGGAATACGCCTGGTACGCTGGCAACTCGAACCGAATGCCTCGAAACGTGGGGACCCGTCGCGCTAATGCATGGGGGCTTAAAGATATGCTGGGCAACGTCTGGGAGTGGTGTCTAGACGGGTACGCCGAGGCGTTGCCGGGCGGTAAGGATCCCATCGGCGACCTTGAGTTGCCCGCTCGGGTCAACCGCGGGGGAAGCTGGACCGACGAGGCTCTCTACTGCCGTCCCACCGCTCGCGTGGGCGATGTGCCGACCTACCGAAACACCGGTCTCGGTTTCCGCTTGACCTTGGTCCCAGACCAGAATTGA
- the sppA gene encoding signal peptide peptidase SppA has product MSSPSPSAPDSNPSPESGQGGPLPPLPFRFSNLGGGSTIILERGRRGWPWRWAVWGLLLVSLLLNVSLLTASLGPIPDAVREQYVAGPIGPGKAKLAIIEITGSIDDSKADGISRQITQASLDSSVKGVLLRIDSPGGTVSASDRLWRDVQTRLVGRKPVVVSMGSRAASGGYYIACAGDALFAEPATITGSIGVILEIPQISGLLDKIGVEFATLTTGKFKDSGSIYRPITNEERQRFLKSIDQSYQRFLRVVAQGRKMELSQLKPLADGSIFSGEEALENGLVDFLGYQDDALRHLLKLTRLEEAQVVRYVPPNSLATLLELLELGSRLPSPHPDPDESLSLWAPASQRDQGRSMPIPLSRAQVDDWLAPRLLMLSR; this is encoded by the coding sequence ATGAGTTCGCCGTCCCCGTCCGCCCCCGACTCCAACCCCTCGCCCGAGTCTGGTCAGGGTGGCCCCCTTCCCCCCTTGCCGTTTCGGTTCTCCAATTTGGGGGGCGGCTCGACGATCATTCTCGAACGCGGACGACGTGGTTGGCCCTGGCGTTGGGCGGTTTGGGGATTGTTGTTGGTTTCCCTGCTGCTCAACGTTTCGCTGTTGACGGCCAGTCTGGGGCCCATACCCGACGCGGTCCGCGAACAGTACGTCGCCGGGCCGATCGGACCAGGCAAAGCCAAGCTGGCGATTATCGAAATCACCGGATCAATTGACGATTCCAAAGCCGACGGGATCAGCCGGCAAATCACCCAAGCGTCGCTCGATTCCAGTGTCAAGGGGGTCCTGCTGCGGATCGACTCGCCGGGAGGCACCGTAAGTGCCTCTGATCGTCTCTGGCGCGATGTGCAAACCCGGTTGGTCGGACGGAAACCCGTGGTGGTCTCGATGGGAAGCCGGGCCGCTTCGGGCGGATACTACATCGCCTGCGCTGGGGACGCTCTCTTCGCCGAACCTGCCACCATCACCGGCTCCATCGGGGTCATTCTGGAGATTCCGCAAATCTCCGGCCTGCTGGACAAGATCGGGGTCGAATTCGCCACCCTGACCACTGGCAAATTCAAGGACTCCGGTTCGATTTACCGTCCGATTACCAACGAGGAACGCCAACGTTTTCTCAAGTCCATCGACCAGAGCTATCAACGTTTCCTTCGAGTCGTCGCCCAGGGCCGCAAGATGGAGCTTTCTCAACTCAAGCCACTGGCCGACGGCTCGATCTTCAGCGGCGAGGAGGCGCTGGAGAACGGTTTGGTCGATTTTCTTGGCTACCAAGACGACGCCCTACGACACCTGCTCAAACTGACGCGGTTGGAGGAGGCTCAGGTGGTCCGCTACGTTCCCCCCAACAGCTTGGCCACCTTGCTGGAACTTCTGGAGTTGGGTTCGCGGCTGCCCTCCCCCCATCCCGACCCAGACGAGTCCCTGTCGCTTTGGGCTCCAGCTTCTCAAAGGGACCAGGGCCGTTCGATGCCGATCCCGCTCAGCCGCGCCCAAGTGGACGACTGGCTCGCCCCTCGGCTGCTGATGCTTAGCCGTTGA
- a CDS encoding ABC transporter ATP-binding protein, with product MIEVERLTKTFGLLRAVDGVSFAVESGQIVGLLGPNGAGKTTTMRMLTTALIPSSGRGRVAGHDLLDEPLAVRRHLGSLPETPPLYPEMRVKEYLAFRAKLRDLSWSQRRIAIARVLERCALNEVASRPIGQLSKGFRQRVGLAEALLHDPPALILDEPTAGLDPLQTREFRALLRELGGSHAILLSTHILSEVEAVCDRALIISQGRLALDEPIAASGIVPGGVRIDLETPEAVELETIARQLAAVAGVEAVEPIHAYASLDHNGAPPLRPGRRRTGWRLRLRSKTDRDDDDSRTNPSDDPRAVLVRRVVERHWDLLRLEPIRSSLEERFVEVVARDVRPSAVA from the coding sequence ATGATTGAAGTGGAGCGGTTGACCAAGACCTTCGGCTTGCTCCGGGCTGTTGACGGCGTGAGCTTCGCCGTGGAATCGGGGCAGATCGTGGGGCTTTTGGGTCCCAACGGCGCGGGCAAAACCACCACCATGCGAATGCTGACTACGGCCCTCATTCCCTCCTCGGGACGAGGACGGGTGGCGGGTCACGACTTGCTCGACGAGCCATTGGCCGTTCGTCGCCATCTTGGGTCGCTGCCAGAAACTCCGCCGTTGTATCCCGAGATGAGGGTCAAGGAATATTTGGCGTTTCGCGCCAAGCTCCGCGATCTGTCCTGGTCCCAACGACGGATCGCCATTGCCCGCGTGTTGGAGCGTTGCGCCCTGAACGAGGTGGCGTCCCGTCCAATCGGCCAGCTTTCTAAGGGGTTTCGCCAGCGCGTCGGTCTGGCCGAGGCACTGTTGCACGATCCCCCCGCGTTGATCCTCGACGAACCCACCGCCGGACTCGACCCGCTGCAAACCCGCGAGTTCCGAGCGCTGTTGCGTGAACTGGGCGGTTCCCACGCGATTCTGCTGTCCACTCACATCCTCTCGGAGGTCGAAGCGGTCTGCGACCGCGCCCTGATCATCTCCCAGGGACGCCTGGCGCTGGATGAACCGATCGCCGCCTCTGGGATTGTCCCCGGTGGGGTTCGAATCGATCTGGAGACCCCCGAGGCTGTCGAGTTGGAAACCATTGCCCGCCAACTAGCGGCGGTGGCCGGCGTCGAGGCCGTCGAACCAATCCACGCCTACGCCTCGTTGGATCACAACGGCGCACCCCCTTTGCGTCCAGGCCGGCGTCGAACCGGCTGGCGGTTGCGGCTGCGGTCGAAAACCGACCGGGACGACGACGATTCCCGGACCAACCCCTCCGACGACCCCCGCGCCGTCCTGGTCCGTCGGGTGGTCGAACGTCATTGGGATCTGCTCCGCCTCGAACCGATCCGCTCCAGCCTGGAGGAGCGGTTCGTGGAAGTGGTCGCACGCGACGTGCGCCCCTCCGCGGTCGCCTGA